The Armatimonadota bacterium region TTCCGCTGTCGGCGATGAGCGCCGCGCGCTCGGCAATGGTGGTCAACAGCCGGGGCGCCTGCCGCGGCCGCAGCACCTGCTGCGGATGGGGGTCGAACGTCAGCGCCGCCGCCTGCGCGCCTAAACCCGCCGCCCGCGTGACGGCCTCGCGCAGCACCGCCTGGTGCCCGAGGTGAACGCCGTCGAAAACCCCGACGGCAACCGCCGCGGCCGGCGGCTCCAGTCGCTCGATATCCCTTACTACTTCCATGGCCGTTCATCCACGGAGTTCGATGAGGAAACCGCGCCCGGTGCGCGCCGCGTTTCCCTTGGTCCGCGGAGCAAACCGTTCACTCCGCGACGACGATGCGCGGCCGGAGTTGGGCCCCTTGCGCCGCGGCGAGGCCGATGAATGCGCCCGCCGGATCGTAAATGCGCACCAACTCGGCAGTGCCGCCGCAGTCCGACGGAGCCGCGACCTCGCCCCCGCAGCGCGCCCGCTCCGCCTGCGCCCGCGCCAGCGTCACCGCCGGCAACGCCCCCAACGGCGCATCGAGCGGTCGCAGGAGCTCGCCCAGGCGGCGCTCCTCGATCGCGTCCTGCGTCTGTTCGAGGGTCGCGCTGTCGGCGATCTCGAAGTCGCCCGCGCGGGTGCGTACGAGAAACGACAGGTGCGCCCCGCAGCCGACCGCGGCGCCGATATCCGCCGCCAAGGCGCGGATATATGTTCCCTTGGTGCATTCCACCGCTATCCGCGCACGCGCATGGCGCCCGGGCGCGAAATCGAGCAGCCGCGCCGACATGATGCGCACCTTGCGTGTTCGGCGCGGCGGCGTGCGTCCCTGTCGCGCCAGCTCGTAGTGCCGGGCGCCGTCGGCGTGCACGGCCGAATAGGCCGGAGCGACCTGCTCGATTTCACCCTCGAAGGTCGCGAGCGCCCGCGCGACTTGCGCCTCCGCCAGGGCCGAGGCGTCGCCATGGCTCAGCACCCGGCCCTCGGCGTCAAGCGTATCGGTGGTCACGCCGAAGGTGATCTCTCCGATGTAGGCCTTGTCGCCCTCCATCGCAAAGCGGCTGAAGCGCCGCGCGCGACCGACACACAACACCAGCACCCCGGCGGCGGCGCGGTCGAGGGTGCCCGCGTGGCCGACGGCAGTGCCCACGCGACGGCGCAGCCAGGCAACGGCGTCGTGAGACGTCATGCCGGGCGGCTTGAGGAGATTGAGGAATCCGTCGGCAGGCACCACGTTCTCTCCGCGGTCGCGCGTGCGACGACCGCACTCGCCACTGCGGCGGCGGCCGTCATGCGAGCTCGCCGCGGGCGATGGTCTCGACTTGCATCCGCGCCCGCGCGCGCAGCCGGCAGGGCTCCGGGGCAGCTCCGGCGCGAAGGCTCGCCGCGGCGCGCGCCCGCCTGCCCCTTCCCTACCCCCCGCCCAGGTATGACAGCCACAGCGCGCGGTAGTAGCGCATGACTCGCTCCGGATCGGGGCTCTCGCTGATCTCCGCCAGGCAGAACCCCTGGTACCCTGAATCACGCAGCAGCCCCAGCAGCTCCCGCGACGGATACTCATCCAGGTACAGGTCGCGCATGTGCACCAGGCGGATGCGCTCGCGCACCAGGTCGAAACCGGCGCGCACCGAGCCCTCGACCAGGTCGGCCTGATTGCAGTTCCAGCACACGAAGACGTTATCGTGATCGGCGGCGTCCATGATGGCGCGGATGTTGGGCACCAGGGAGGTCTCGGGGCCGTGCACCTCCAGGCGCACCTCGACGCCGTAGTCGCGCGCGTATTCCCCGCACTCGCGCAGCGCCTTGCCGATCTGCTCCAGCGTCTGTTCTCGGGGGACGCCCCGCTCCACGTTGAGCCCGTTGGGGCGGACCTTGACCCCGGGGGCCCCGACATCGGCGGCGAGCTTGACGTACTCCTTGGTGCCTTCGATATTGCGGCGCACC contains the following coding sequences:
- the truB gene encoding tRNA pseudouridine(55) synthase TruB codes for the protein MPADGFLNLLKPPGMTSHDAVAWLRRRVGTAVGHAGTLDRAAAGVLVLCVGRARRFSRFAMEGDKAYIGEITFGVTTDTLDAEGRVLSHGDASALAEAQVARALATFEGEIEQVAPAYSAVHADGARHYELARQGRTPPRRTRKVRIMSARLLDFAPGRHARARIAVECTKGTYIRALAADIGAAVGCGAHLSFLVRTRAGDFEIADSATLEQTQDAIEERRLGELLRPLDAPLGALPAVTLARAQAERARCGGEVAAPSDCGGTAELVRIYDPAGAFIGLAAAQGAQLRPRIVVAE
- a CDS encoding sugar phosphate isomerase/epimerase family protein; its protein translation is MKVGIVTYNLAHDWDLPTIIARCAAAGMQGVELRTGHAHGVEVGLSPAERKQVRQQFTDSPVELVGLGSTFEYHAVEPAEVRRNIEGTKEYVKLAADVGAPGVKVRPNGLNVERGVPREQTLEQIGKALRECGEYARDYGVEVRLEVHGPETSLVPNIRAIMDAADHDNVFVCWNCNQADLVEGSVRAGFDLVRERIRLVHMRDLYLDEYPSRELLGLLRDSGYQGFCLAEISESPDPERVMRYYRALWLSYLGGG